A stretch of Acidimicrobiales bacterium DNA encodes these proteins:
- a CDS encoding inositol monophosphatase family protein → MSDVPAVDPALVDHAVEIARAAGELTLEWFRRADLAVDIKGDGSPITAADLAAETFIRGELAAAYPGDAVIGEEHADAEGTSGRTWVIDPIDGTKAFTKGVPLYANLLALVDEHGPAIGVINLPALGETLWAGRGHGAVFDGEPCRVSDHRTLAGAYVCTSEFGYWPPDDLRAVLAQPVQFRTWGDAYGYSLVATGRAEAMIDPRANPWDVAPVAVIIAEAGGRFTGYDGNDAADAWRRGSGVATNGVLHDELLAVWGS, encoded by the coding sequence ATGTCCGACGTCCCTGCCGTTGATCCCGCGCTGGTCGACCACGCGGTCGAGATCGCCCGGGCGGCCGGCGAGTTGACGCTCGAATGGTTCCGCCGAGCGGACCTGGCGGTCGACATCAAGGGCGACGGCTCCCCGATCACGGCCGCGGACCTCGCGGCCGAGACGTTCATCCGCGGCGAGCTCGCCGCCGCGTACCCCGGCGACGCCGTCATCGGCGAGGAGCACGCCGACGCCGAGGGCACGAGCGGCCGCACCTGGGTGATCGATCCCATCGACGGCACCAAGGCGTTCACGAAGGGCGTCCCCCTTTACGCGAACCTCCTCGCCCTCGTCGACGAACACGGCCCCGCGATCGGGGTGATCAACCTGCCGGCGCTCGGCGAGACCCTGTGGGCCGGCCGGGGCCACGGTGCCGTCTTCGACGGCGAGCCGTGCCGGGTCAGTGACCATCGCACCCTCGCCGGCGCCTACGTGTGCACGAGCGAGTTCGGGTACTGGCCGCCGGACGACCTCCGGGCCGTCCTCGCCCAGCCGGTGCAGTTCCGCACCTGGGGCGACGCCTACGGCTACAGCCTGGTCGCCACCGGGCGGGCCGAGGCGATGATCGACCCGCGGGCGAATCCGTGGGATGTCGCGCCGGTCGCCGTCATCATCGCCGAGGCGGGGGGACGATTCACCGGCTACGACGGCAACGACGCCGCCGACGCCTGGCGGCGCGGTTCGGGCGTGGCCACGAACGGTGTGCTCCACGACGAGTTGCTCGCCGTGTGGGGCTCCTGA